In Monodelphis domestica isolate mMonDom1 chromosome 3, mMonDom1.pri, whole genome shotgun sequence, the following proteins share a genomic window:
- the LOC100015438 gene encoding 3-galactosyl-N-acetylglucosaminide 4-alpha-L-fucosyltransferase FUT3, producing the protein MAALKEDVGRVTSSAQSSSCSTKAQVNSFFKKKYFYSQLFLFLLLQLLFTLSLVSYWYLPCQPLQNSCFSEQLSPPITPMITILLWTWPFDKKRGSIEGFHCLDSSIRELNCQITLNRSWYDRAHAVIIHHPDVSSNPFRQLPTEPRPNGQRWIWFSLESPSHLKNLHAMDGLFNLTMSYRSDSDIFTPYGWLKPREGERNNSLIRPPFPKTKLVAWVVSNWKKDSIRMKYFGKLKPYLSVDIYGKQHIPLPSKRQQIILSKYKFYLAFENSLHQDYITEKLWKNALKAWAIPVVYGPPRHNYERFLPSDAFIHVDDFKKPQELATYIMKLNTDEKGYLAYFQWREHLEVVIRTGWHQEFCKACRILQESPTYRTLPMLSTWFT; encoded by the exons ATGGCGGCGCTCAAGGAGGATGTTGGGCGGGTCACATCCTCTGCTCAGAG ttCCAGCTGCTCCACTAAAGCTCAGGTCAActcatttttcaagaaaaaatacttttactCCCAGCTGTTCCTGTTCCTGCTTTTGCAGCTGTTGTTTACCCTGAGTCTTGTCTCATATTGGTACCTGCCTTGTCAGCCTCTGCAGAACTCTTGCTTCTCTGAGCAGTTATCACCACCCATAACCCCTATGATCACCATCCTGCTGTGGACATGGCCTTTCGATAAAAAGCGTGGGTCCATTGAAGGATTCCACTGCCTTGACTCCTCAATCAGAGAGTTGAACTGCCAAATCACATTGAACCGCAGCTGGTATGACAGGGCCCATGCAGTCATCATCCATCACCCTGATGTGAGTAGCAACCCCTTCAGACAGCTGCCTACTGAACCACGTCCAAATGGCCAGCGCTGGATTTGGTTCAGCCTTGAGTCACCTAGCCACTTGAAAAACCTGCATGCTATGGATGGCCTCTTCAACCTGACCATGAGCTACCGCAGTGATTCAGACATTTTTACCCCTTATGGGTGGCTCAAACCACgggaaggagagaggaacaaTTCCTTAATTAGACCCCCCTTTCCCAAGACTAAGCTGGTGGCCTGGGTGGTAAGTAATTGGAAGAAAGACTCTATACGAATGAAATACTTCGGGAAACTAAAGCCCTATCTCTCTGTGGACATCTATGGCAAACAACACATACCATTACCAAGCAAGAGACAGCAGATCATCCTCTCCAAGTACAAGTTCTATTTGGCCTTTGAGAACTCTCTACACCAAGACTACATCACAGAAAAGCTTTGGAAAAATGCCTTGAAAGCCTGGGCTATTCCTGTAGTGTATGGTCCACCACGGCACAACTATGAGCGTTTCTTGCCATCTGATGCCTTCATCCATGTGGATGACTTCAAGAAGCCCCAAGAACTAGCCACCTACATAATGAAGCTGAATACAGATGAGAAAGGTTACCTGGCATACTTCCAATGGCGGGAGCACCTGGAGGTGGTAATCAGGACGGGTTGGCACCAGGAGTTCTGTAAGGCATGCCGAATCCTCCAGGAGTCACCCACCTACCGGACTCTGCCAATGCTGTCCACATGGTTCACCTGA